In Wolbachia endosymbiont of Cimex lectularius, the following are encoded in one genomic region:
- a CDS encoding type II toxin-antitoxin system RelE family toxin: MKKFGNKLYTIKHLEHVCKKHIPTLPETIKKRIKKAIRERLTVDPIKLGKPLHYGFKGHRRLRVGTYRIIYRVNIAEYKVITVAIGHRDTIYEEALKIINKYFQ; encoded by the coding sequence GTGAAGAAATTTGGAAATAAACTATATACCATAAAACACCTTGAGCATGTTTGTAAGAAACATATACCAACCTTACCAGAAACTATAAAAAAAAGAATTAAAAAAGCAATAAGGGAGCGACTTACAGTTGATCCAATCAAACTTGGTAAACCATTACATTACGGCTTTAAAGGACACAGAAGGTTAAGGGTTGGTACTTATCGTATCATATATCGCGTAAACATTGCAGAATATAAAGTGATTACTGTTGCAATAGGACACAGAGACACCATTTACGAAGAGGCTCTGAAAATAATCAATAAATATTTTCAATAA